A genome region from Segatella copri includes the following:
- a CDS encoding transposase, with translation MNTGLDQYMDIFKDAVEDSAAKLTKSFEKILIEVIILFMVIPRKINFTQMGRYGSHVEQTYRNAFGLKKSKSIDWLKLNVSLAKRFFGKQGRWAIAIDPSYISKAGKKTPHIGRFWSGCAQSVKHGLEIMGIGLIDIDAKDCMMLKAHQSLSNKELSLRNKTMVDFYISVIKRYRKELLKLSTLIVADAYFSTSTFVNGIKKEGFSLISRFRDNACLFYVYAGPRTGKRGRPKTKDGKIDMKNLDLTRMEKMEMKDIEGTAYTLIAYSKALRCKVRLVIWQMPNGKKKLFFSTDTSLSGEEVLLYYRTRFQIEFCFRDAKGYTGLMDCQARDKWKLDFAFNASFTSLNVAKVTMKEMGMKYSMSSFKSLMTNIYLVKRIFKASGYTPNRTLISKIFKDLSCLQRIAA, from the coding sequence ATGAATACAGGACTTGACCAATATATGGATATCTTTAAAGATGCAGTTGAAGATTCGGCTGCAAAGTTAACAAAAAGTTTCGAGAAAATACTCATCGAGGTGATAATTTTGTTCATGGTAATACCAAGAAAGATAAATTTCACCCAAATGGGGAGGTATGGCTCGCATGTTGAGCAAACCTATCGCAACGCATTCGGCTTAAAAAAGTCGAAAAGCATTGACTGGCTCAAACTTAATGTCTCACTTGCCAAGCGCTTCTTTGGTAAACAGGGAAGATGGGCTATTGCCATTGATCCCAGCTACATCAGCAAAGCTGGCAAGAAGACTCCACATATCGGTCGTTTTTGGTCGGGATGTGCACAGTCTGTTAAACATGGTCTCGAAATCATGGGTATTGGCCTCATTGATATTGATGCCAAAGACTGCATGATGTTAAAAGCACACCAGTCGCTAAGTAATAAAGAACTGAGTCTTAGAAACAAGACTATGGTAGATTTCTATATCAGCGTCATTAAGCGTTACCGCAAGGAACTTCTTAAACTCTCAACCCTCATAGTTGCAGATGCTTACTTCTCTACAAGTACATTTGTTAATGGGATAAAGAAAGAAGGGTTCTCTTTGATAAGCCGCTTTCGTGACAATGCTTGTCTCTTTTATGTCTATGCTGGTCCACGTACTGGAAAACGTGGTCGCCCAAAGACCAAGGATGGCAAGATTGATATGAAGAATCTTGACCTCACTCGAATGGAGAAGATGGAGATGAAAGATATAGAAGGAACAGCTTATACTTTGATAGCCTATTCCAAGGCACTCAGGTGTAAAGTTAGACTTGTCATCTGGCAGATGCCGAATGGCAAGAAGAAACTATTCTTCTCTACAGACACCTCACTTTCGGGTGAAGAAGTACTTCTTTATTATAGAACCAGGTTCCAGATCGAATTTTGCTTTCGTGACGCCAAAGGCTATACTGGTCTTATGGACTGCCAGGCTCGCGATAAGTGGAAACTCGATTTTGCTTTCAATGCTTCGTTCACATCACTAAATGTTGCCAAGGTAACTATGAAGGAGATGGGAATGAAATATTCTATGTCTTCATTCAAGTCACTGATGACCAACATTTATCTGGTGAAACGAATTTTTAAAGCAAGCGGGTACACCCCGAACCGAACTTTAATTAGCAAGATTTTCAAAGATCTCTCGTGCTTACAGCGTATAGCTGCTTAG
- a CDS encoding discoidin domain-containing protein — MRLNRLFSVAMLSIIFGGTASAQQPYGGCWHPEHVKNWSPETDKNAKFNRSKVPLAKRFKEPTLMKANKNQFYEGQVCNATILFPTCSSCPSQGANNFLGYQPTYWQYMDKLVYWAGSASEGIIIPPPAPSTDAAHQSGVKSLGQIFFPPYAFGGNQAWVREMLTKENGSYIFAKKLYEIAKYMGFDGWFINQESGGSTLSEWAGFIKEFNALADADGNSHMEIQWYDASGSPSPTILKSHKNTSQFLEYGANGDYRDQASQLGCTKEETFSKIYAGIQVVNSGHTGFSYYLNRSMPTTGHVGSIDLFCPEERIWKDNVKNLLGSDDTGPSAYAAIQKTFKNEEQMWVNQEGDPTVTSTTSWPGISNRVLERSTITNMPFVSSFCVGVGKHRFVEGKKEGTQDWYHSGVQSIMPTWRWWIENKGNLSASINWDDAYNYGSSMEVSGSLTTGDHLMRLYKTMIPVTAGGTLRLVYKTTTPGTLEMKLATESSTTPDVTLTDATVTEKNGWTIADYDLASLNGKTIYMIALNMKGETEVPYYQLKLGELAVLPAAYAPASVTVENLASTTTLGAEKSDVRLTWDYTYNDDFDHFDIYKKYENGERTLVGQTRGEAFYVPTFVRNGVDNFLEMEVVPVMKDMKQQPAKSIKLDYPKGTAPVVTFSLGKSYLEVGETTSITAKGTGKPTAWEWILPEGLEFKPGTPTNEETIFVVAKKPGKMKVTVKVTNVVGTSETTKQVIDVIAKEDAATVFNVVKDKKVVGFSNSTNYTETPWKIIDGVTYPYDTSDKWCTLQSDRWAIFDCQSAYRIYGFRIYDGNSGPESGVDQINNYKIQLSNDGETWTTVVDAENRVSESIKTDYIPPFKARYVKLIPEANGTLRIWEFEVYGSEDNNMSISVPSSEMKMNAGETQNIVLTYDLNGDPRDPKFSCRVKSTAGLKVGTITEDQANCTFTIPVTAVMKMGVEQLTITVDNGGTYKERVVNINIDSNTQPNILTGATAEVRHYQGDGGFGVTFDKYDIPGLTDGDKATETLEVIQDPSTHKDDTWAIFTAPDGKSWNLSKVAIHIPNNNKGTNDNDEAGIVNKEISIAVGNDINNLKRVKTFTDLGEVSELEYILPDFEETKYIAVICNLNPYFYPSLAEVEAYEQFAATGIENIENRPSASAVNGIYTINGMKINTLQKGINIIKMADGTTRKVVIK, encoded by the coding sequence ATGAGACTAAATCGACTTTTTAGCGTTGCAATGCTCTCCATTATATTTGGAGGTACAGCAAGTGCTCAACAGCCTTATGGTGGTTGCTGGCATCCGGAACACGTCAAGAACTGGTCCCCAGAAACTGACAAGAATGCCAAGTTCAACCGTTCTAAGGTGCCATTGGCAAAACGTTTCAAGGAGCCTACCTTGATGAAAGCCAATAAAAACCAGTTCTATGAGGGACAGGTATGTAATGCAACCATTCTTTTCCCTACATGTAGTTCTTGCCCATCTCAGGGTGCTAACAACTTCTTGGGATACCAGCCAACTTACTGGCAGTATATGGATAAACTCGTTTATTGGGCAGGTTCTGCCAGCGAGGGTATTATTATTCCTCCACCAGCACCATCTACAGATGCTGCTCACCAGAGTGGTGTGAAATCTCTCGGTCAGATATTCTTCCCTCCTTATGCTTTCGGAGGAAACCAGGCTTGGGTTCGTGAAATGCTTACCAAGGAGAATGGCTCTTACATCTTTGCCAAGAAATTGTATGAAATCGCTAAGTATATGGGCTTCGATGGTTGGTTTATCAACCAGGAGTCTGGTGGCTCTACTCTCTCAGAATGGGCTGGTTTCATCAAAGAGTTTAATGCACTCGCTGATGCAGACGGCAATAGCCACATGGAAATCCAGTGGTACGATGCATCTGGTTCACCAAGTCCAACCATTCTGAAGTCACATAAGAATACTTCTCAGTTCTTGGAGTATGGAGCTAATGGCGATTATCGTGATCAGGCAAGCCAGCTGGGCTGTACAAAGGAAGAGACTTTCTCTAAGATCTATGCAGGTATCCAGGTGGTAAATAGTGGTCATACCGGATTCAGTTATTACCTCAACAGATCTATGCCAACGACCGGCCACGTAGGTTCTATTGACTTGTTCTGCCCAGAGGAGCGTATCTGGAAGGATAATGTAAAGAACCTTCTTGGTAGTGATGATACAGGTCCAAGCGCATATGCTGCTATTCAGAAAACCTTTAAAAATGAAGAGCAGATGTGGGTAAATCAGGAAGGTGACCCAACAGTCACATCTACCACATCTTGGCCAGGAATTTCCAACCGTGTATTGGAGCGTTCTACTATCACTAATATGCCTTTCGTTAGCTCATTCTGCGTAGGTGTAGGTAAGCACCGCTTCGTAGAGGGTAAGAAAGAAGGTACACAAGACTGGTATCATAGTGGTGTACAGAGCATCATGCCTACATGGCGCTGGTGGATTGAGAACAAGGGAAACTTGTCTGCTTCTATCAACTGGGATGATGCTTATAACTATGGTTCAAGCATGGAGGTGAGCGGTAGCTTGACAACAGGTGATCACCTCATGCGTCTCTACAAGACTATGATTCCTGTAACAGCAGGTGGTACTCTCCGTCTCGTTTACAAGACTACAACTCCTGGTACACTTGAGATGAAGTTGGCTACAGAGAGTTCTACAACTCCTGACGTGACTCTGACCGATGCTACCGTGACAGAGAAGAATGGCTGGACCATCGCCGACTATGACTTGGCTTCACTCAATGGCAAGACCATCTATATGATTGCCCTCAACATGAAGGGTGAGACTGAGGTTCCTTACTATCAGCTGAAACTCGGTGAACTCGCTGTGTTGCCAGCAGCTTATGCTCCTGCAAGCGTTACTGTTGAGAACCTTGCATCTACAACTACTCTCGGTGCAGAAAAGAGTGATGTTCGTTTGACATGGGATTATACCTATAACGACGACTTCGATCACTTCGATATCTATAAGAAGTATGAAAATGGCGAGCGCACTTTGGTAGGTCAGACTCGTGGCGAGGCTTTCTATGTTCCTACATTCGTTCGTAATGGCGTAGATAATTTCCTCGAGATGGAAGTTGTTCCTGTAATGAAGGATATGAAGCAGCAGCCTGCTAAGAGCATCAAACTCGACTATCCTAAGGGTACTGCTCCTGTAGTTACCTTCTCTTTGGGTAAGAGCTACCTCGAAGTAGGTGAAACTACATCTATCACAGCTAAGGGTACTGGTAAACCTACTGCTTGGGAGTGGATTTTGCCAGAGGGCTTGGAGTTCAAGCCAGGTACTCCTACTAATGAGGAGACTATCTTCGTAGTAGCTAAGAAGCCTGGTAAGATGAAAGTTACTGTAAAGGTTACTAACGTTGTTGGTACTTCTGAAACCACTAAGCAAGTTATCGACGTTATTGCTAAAGAAGACGCTGCAACTGTTTTCAATGTAGTAAAAGACAAGAAAGTGGTTGGCTTCTCTAACTCTACCAACTATACAGAGACACCTTGGAAGATTATCGATGGTGTAACTTATCCATACGATACCAGTGATAAGTGGTGTACATTGCAGAGCGACCGTTGGGCTATCTTCGATTGCCAGAGCGCATATCGTATCTATGGTTTCCGTATCTATGATGGTAACTCTGGTCCTGAGAGTGGTGTTGACCAGATCAACAACTATAAGATTCAGCTGTCTAACGACGGTGAGACCTGGACAACAGTGGTTGATGCTGAAAATCGTGTAAGCGAGAGCATCAAGACCGACTACATTCCTCCTTTCAAGGCACGTTATGTGAAGTTGATTCCTGAGGCTAACGGTACTCTCCGTATTTGGGAGTTTGAGGTATATGGTTCTGAGGACAACAATATGTCTATTTCGGTTCCTTCTTCTGAGATGAAGATGAACGCTGGTGAGACACAGAACATCGTATTAACTTACGACTTGAATGGTGATCCAAGAGATCCTAAATTCTCTTGCCGCGTGAAGTCAACTGCTGGTTTGAAGGTTGGTACTATCACAGAGGACCAGGCTAACTGCACATTCACTATCCCTGTAACAGCAGTTATGAAGATGGGTGTTGAGCAACTCACTATCACAGTAGATAATGGTGGTACATACAAGGAGCGTGTTGTGAATATTAACATCGACTCTAATACACAGCCTAACATCTTGACAGGTGCTACTGCTGAGGTTCGTCACTATCAGGGTGATGGTGGATTCGGTGTTACTTTCGACAAGTACGATATCCCTGGCTTGACAGATGGTGACAAGGCTACTGAGACTCTTGAAGTAATCCAGGATCCTTCTACTCATAAAGATGACACATGGGCTATCTTTACAGCTCCAGATGGCAAGTCTTGGAATCTCTCTAAGGTTGCTATCCACATCCCTAACAACAACAAGGGTACAAATGATAACGATGAAGCAGGTATCGTAAACAAGGAGATCAGCATCGCTGTAGGTAACGATATCAATAACTTGAAGCGCGTGAAGACATTCACAGACCTGGGGGAGGTTTCTGAGTTGGAGTACATCTTGCCAGACTTCGAGGAGACTAAGTATATCGCAGTGATCTGTAACTTGAATCCATACTTCTATCCTTCTTTGGCAGAGGTTGAGGCTTACGAGCAGTTTGCTGCTACTGGCATCGAGAACATCGAGAACCGTCCATCAGCAAGTGCTGTAAATGGTATCTACACTATCAATGGTATGAAGATCAACACCTTGCAGAAGGGTATCAACATCATCAAGATGGCTGATGGTACAACAAGAAAGGTTGTTATCAAGTAA
- a CDS encoding transposase, whose product MNTGLDQYMDIFKDAVEDSAAKLTKSFEKILIEVIILFMVIPRKINFTQMGRYGSHVEQTYRNAFGLKKSKSIDWLKLNVSLAKRFFGKQGRWAIAIDPSYISKAGKKTPHIGRFWSGCAQSVKHGLEIMGIGLIDIDAKDCMMLKAHQSLSNKELSLRNKTMVDFYIGVIKRYRKELLKLSTLIVADAYFSTSTFVNGIKKEGFSLISRFRDAKGYTGLMDCQARDKWKLDFAFNASFTSLNVAKVTMKEMGMEYSMSSFKSLMTNIYLVKRIFKASGYTPNRTLISKIFKDLSCLQRTAA is encoded by the coding sequence ATGAATACAGGACTTGACCAATATATGGATATCTTTAAAGATGCAGTTGAAGATTCGGCTGCAAAGTTAACAAAAAGTTTCGAGAAAATACTCATCGAGGTGATAATTTTGTTCATGGTAATACCAAGAAAGATAAATTTCACCCAAATGGGGAGGTATGGCTCGCATGTTGAGCAAACCTATCGCAACGCATTCGGCTTAAAAAAGTCGAAAAGCATTGACTGGCTCAAACTTAATGTCTCACTTGCCAAGCGCTTCTTTGGTAAACAGGGAAGATGGGCTATTGCCATTGATCCCAGCTACATCAGCAAAGCTGGCAAGAAGACTCCACATATCGGTCGTTTTTGGTCGGGATGTGCACAGTCTGTTAAACATGGTCTCGAAATCATGGGTATTGGCCTCATTGATATTGATGCCAAAGACTGCATGATGTTAAAAGCACACCAGTCGCTAAGTAATAAAGAACTGAGTCTTAGAAACAAGACTATGGTAGATTTCTATATCGGCGTCATTAAGCGTTACCGCAAGGAACTTCTCAAACTCTCAACCCTCATAGTTGCAGATGCTTACTTCTCTACAAGTACATTTGTTAATGGGATAAAGAAAGAAGGGTTCTCTTTGATAAGCCGCTTTCGTGACGCCAAAGGCTATACTGGTCTTATGGACTGCCAGGCTCGCGATAAGTGGAAACTCGATTTTGCTTTCAATGCTTCGTTCACATCACTAAATGTTGCCAAGGTAACTATGAAGGAGATGGGAATGGAATATTCTATGTCTTCATTCAAGTCACTGATGACCAACATTTATCTGGTGAAACGAATTTTTAAAGCAAGCGGGTACACCCCGAACCGAACTTTAATTAGCAAGATTTTCAAAGATCTCTCGTGCTTACAGCGTACAGCTGCTTAG
- a CDS encoding glycoside hydrolase family 130 protein, giving the protein MKEIKIIGSALPNIPWEDRPESSSVPLWRYSQNPIIKRNQLPDSNSIFNSAVVKFKDGFAGVFRCDDKNRRMTLHAGFSKDAVHWDIDEDTIHFECDDPEVGEWVYGYDPRVCKIGEKYYVTWCNGYHGPTIGVAWTEDFKTFHQLENAFLPYNRNGVMFPRKINGKFAMLSRPSDTGHTAFGDIFYSESPDLEYWGHHRHVMAPAAFEESAWQCMKIGAGPVPIETSEGWLLLYHGVLHSCNGYVYAFGAALLDLDEPWKVLGRSGQYLITPQELYECVGDVPNVCFPCASLCDAETGRIAVYYGCADTVTGLAFGYVPEIIDFIRRTNIIK; this is encoded by the coding sequence ATGAAAGAAATTAAAATCATAGGTTCTGCTCTTCCCAACATTCCTTGGGAAGACAGACCAGAAAGCAGCAGCGTGCCGCTCTGGCGCTATTCTCAGAACCCTATTATCAAGCGTAATCAGCTACCCGACTCCAATAGTATCTTCAATAGTGCAGTAGTTAAGTTTAAGGATGGTTTTGCAGGTGTATTCAGATGTGATGACAAGAATCGTCGTATGACTCTTCATGCCGGTTTCAGCAAGGATGCCGTACATTGGGACATTGATGAGGACACCATCCATTTCGAGTGTGATGATCCTGAGGTAGGAGAGTGGGTTTATGGTTACGACCCTCGTGTGTGCAAAATAGGCGAAAAGTATTATGTCACCTGGTGCAATGGTTATCATGGACCAACGATTGGTGTGGCATGGACAGAGGATTTCAAGACCTTTCATCAGTTGGAGAATGCTTTCTTGCCTTACAACCGCAATGGTGTGATGTTTCCTCGCAAAATCAATGGCAAGTTTGCCATGCTGAGTCGTCCGAGTGATACTGGTCATACTGCCTTCGGTGACATCTTCTATAGCGAGTCACCTGATTTGGAGTATTGGGGGCATCATCGTCATGTGATGGCTCCTGCAGCTTTCGAGGAGAGTGCTTGGCAGTGCATGAAGATTGGTGCTGGCCCGGTGCCTATCGAGACTTCCGAGGGTTGGTTGCTGCTTTATCATGGTGTGCTCCATTCCTGCAATGGATATGTTTATGCTTTTGGTGCAGCCTTGCTCGATTTGGATGAACCGTGGAAAGTATTGGGCCGTTCAGGTCAGTATTTGATTACTCCTCAGGAGCTCTACGAGTGTGTAGGAGATGTACCTAATGTCTGCTTCCCATGCGCATCTCTCTGTGATGCAGAGACGGGTCGCATTGCAGTATATTATGGTTGTGCAGATACCGTTACCGGATTAGCCTTCGGTTATGTACCGGAAATCATCGACTTCATCCGCCGTACCAATATTATCAAGTAG